The following are from one region of the Mesorhizobium sp. B4-1-4 genome:
- a CDS encoding DUF3422 family protein has protein sequence MSDDPSNLEFQPRAKGSVMGFPAHEGRPGALGEVHARPHPLIEKPRVLVQLAFMTEGGSSVDHAVLSELSRRLGIAAPDRQARHHAMKWGKGSLRWERHTEFSTYLWEGPLSENGRGQEDSPFGNGFSPPGTVISGIRLEIRKWTQVSERLIADFDPTSLCYSLVERGNAAIVTDFRQDGDGMTRILVLDRGLTPARTGALSQRLIDIETYRTLAMLGLPLALTLSGRARRIEDRLALTTLEMKVAETRDSQTLLADLTELAAELEADAASSLYRFGASRAYDGIVVERLEALEEEAVPGYDTWEGFLQRRVAPAMRTCRSVEERQANLSRKLTRATTLLRTWVDVEVEKQNRDLLASMNNRARLQLRLQQTVEGLSVAAVSYYVVGLIGYVAKGASIFGHAFAPEIVTAASVPVAILLVWWGVRRVRRMHSEPGKHAGE, from the coding sequence GTGTCAGACGACCCGTCCAATCTCGAATTCCAGCCGCGTGCCAAGGGCAGCGTCATGGGCTTCCCCGCGCATGAGGGCCGGCCCGGCGCACTGGGGGAGGTGCATGCCCGGCCGCATCCGCTGATCGAAAAGCCGCGCGTCCTGGTGCAACTCGCCTTCATGACCGAAGGCGGTTCCAGCGTCGATCATGCCGTGCTTTCCGAACTGTCGCGGCGCCTTGGCATTGCCGCGCCCGACCGCCAGGCGCGTCACCACGCCATGAAGTGGGGCAAGGGCTCGCTGCGCTGGGAGCGGCATACGGAATTCTCGACCTATCTGTGGGAAGGGCCGCTTTCCGAAAACGGCAGGGGGCAGGAGGATTCGCCGTTCGGCAACGGCTTTTCGCCGCCGGGCACCGTCATTTCGGGCATCCGGCTCGAGATCCGCAAATGGACACAGGTGAGCGAGCGGTTGATCGCCGATTTCGACCCTACCAGCCTGTGCTACTCGCTGGTCGAGCGCGGCAACGCGGCAATCGTCACCGATTTCCGCCAGGATGGTGACGGCATGACCCGCATACTGGTGCTCGATCGCGGCCTGACGCCGGCGCGCACCGGGGCGCTGTCGCAGCGGCTGATCGACATCGAAACCTACCGCACGCTCGCCATGCTCGGCCTGCCGCTGGCGCTGACCTTGTCGGGTCGCGCCCGTCGTATCGAGGACAGGCTGGCTCTGACCACGCTGGAAATGAAGGTCGCCGAGACCCGCGACAGCCAGACGCTGCTCGCCGACCTGACCGAACTTGCCGCGGAACTGGAGGCGGACGCGGCCTCGAGTCTTTACCGCTTCGGCGCCAGCCGCGCCTATGATGGCATCGTCGTCGAGCGGCTGGAGGCACTCGAAGAGGAAGCCGTGCCCGGCTACGACACCTGGGAAGGGTTCCTGCAGCGTCGCGTCGCGCCGGCGATGCGGACCTGCCGCTCGGTGGAAGAACGGCAAGCCAACCTGTCGCGAAAACTCACCCGCGCCACCACGCTGCTGCGCACCTGGGTCGATGTCGAGGTCGAGAAGCAAAACCGCGACCTGCTCGCTTCGATGAACAACCGCGCCCGCCTGCAACTGCGGCTCCAGCAGACCGTCGAAGGCCTCTCGGTCGCCGCCGTCTCCTATTATGTCGTCGGCCTGATCGGCTATGTCGCCAAGGGCGCCTCGATCTTCGGTCATGCCTTCGCGCCGGAGATCGTCACCGCCGCCTCGGTGCCGGTCGCCATCCTGCTGGTCTGGTGGGGCGTGCGCCGTGTGCGCCGGATGCATTCCGAGCCCGGCAAGCACGCCGGCGAATAG
- a CDS encoding metallophosphoesterase — protein MTQSGIHFLDARGPDGMRLYAIGDVHGRYDLLSAMHRRIENELEYAPSSDWRIIHLGDYTDRGPESKSVIDFLIEAQKRDPRNLMLAGNHDIGFLEFLDVPEPDGLFMGNGGIQTAQSYGVTLSAGNGWFGRAEAALRQGHAALVDAVPQSHIDFLRSLPFSVTFGDFFFCHAGIRPGVPLDQQSPADLIWIRDLFHHHSGLYPKIVVHGHTPVPEAEVMVNRVNVDTLAWQSGKLTALVVDGADKRILEMAIKEA, from the coding sequence TTGACGCAGAGCGGCATTCATTTTCTCGACGCGCGTGGACCGGACGGCATGCGGCTCTACGCCATCGGCGATGTGCACGGGCGATATGACCTGCTCAGCGCCATGCATCGCCGGATCGAGAACGAGCTGGAATACGCGCCGTCGTCCGACTGGCGCATCATCCATCTCGGCGACTATACCGACCGGGGGCCGGAGTCCAAAAGCGTCATCGATTTCCTGATCGAGGCGCAAAAGCGCGATCCGCGCAATTTGATGCTCGCCGGCAACCACGACATCGGCTTCCTCGAATTTCTCGACGTTCCCGAGCCGGACGGCCTGTTCATGGGCAATGGCGGCATCCAGACGGCGCAGTCCTATGGCGTGACGCTTTCCGCTGGCAATGGCTGGTTCGGCAGGGCCGAGGCGGCACTACGGCAGGGCCACGCGGCACTGGTCGACGCCGTGCCGCAGAGCCATATCGACTTCCTGCGCTCGCTGCCGTTTTCAGTGACCTTCGGTGACTTCTTCTTCTGCCATGCCGGCATAAGGCCGGGCGTTCCGCTCGACCAGCAAAGCCCTGCGGATCTGATCTGGATCCGCGACCTCTTCCACCACCATTCCGGCCTTTATCCCAAGATCGTGGTGCACGGCCACACGCCGGTGCCGGAAGCCGAAGTGATGGTCAACCGCGTCAATGTCGACACGCTTGCCTGGCAGTCAGGCAAGCTTACCGCGCTCGTCGTGGACGGAGCGGACAAGCGCATCCTGGAAATGGCGATAAAGGAAGCTTGA
- a CDS encoding FAD-linked oxidase C-terminal domain-containing protein — MSGLAMPQPDDATMRHRDQIIADMRIIVPGEGVVDAANAMRAFESDGLTAYRQLPLVVVLPETVAQVSRVLKYCNDRNIRVVPRGSGTSLSGGALPLQDAVLLVMSRFNRILQVDYPNRIVVAQPGVTNLGITTAVEQEGFYYAPDPSSQIACSIGGNVAENSGGVHCLKYGLTANNVLGIEMVLMNGEVVRLGGSHLDAEGYDLLGVMTGSEGLLGVVTEVTVRILKKPETARALLIGFPTSEQGGQCVADIIGAGIIPGGMEMMDRPAIHAAEDFVHAGYPLDVEALLIVELDGPVVEVDHLITAVEAIAIRNGSTTCRISQSEQERLSFWAGRKAAFPAVGRISPDYYCMDGTIPRKELPRVLHGMRELSQKYGLGVANVFHAGDGNLHPLILYDANVPGELDKAESFGADILRLCVKVGGVLTGEHGVGVEKRDLMPEMFNQIDLDQQMRVKCAFDPNHLLNPGKVFPQLRRCAELGRMHVHRGQVAFPDIPRF, encoded by the coding sequence ATGTCCGGCCTGGCCATGCCGCAACCTGACGACGCCACGATGCGCCATCGCGACCAGATCATCGCCGACATGCGCATCATCGTGCCGGGCGAGGGCGTGGTCGATGCTGCCAACGCCATGCGGGCCTTCGAGAGCGATGGCCTGACCGCCTATCGGCAATTGCCGCTGGTCGTGGTGCTGCCTGAAACGGTGGCGCAGGTGTCCCGCGTATTGAAATACTGCAACGACCGCAACATCCGCGTCGTGCCGCGCGGCTCGGGCACGTCCCTGTCGGGCGGCGCGTTGCCGCTGCAAGACGCCGTTCTGCTCGTCATGAGCCGCTTCAACCGCATCCTCCAAGTCGACTATCCCAATCGCATCGTCGTTGCCCAGCCGGGCGTTACCAATCTCGGCATCACCACCGCCGTCGAGCAGGAGGGCTTTTACTACGCCCCCGATCCATCCTCCCAGATCGCCTGCTCGATCGGCGGCAATGTCGCGGAAAACTCCGGCGGCGTGCATTGCCTGAAATACGGCCTCACCGCCAACAATGTGCTCGGCATCGAGATGGTGCTGATGAATGGCGAGGTGGTGCGGCTCGGCGGCAGCCATCTCGACGCGGAAGGCTATGATCTGCTTGGCGTCATGACCGGTTCCGAAGGCCTGCTCGGCGTCGTCACCGAGGTCACCGTGCGCATCCTGAAGAAGCCTGAGACGGCGCGCGCCCTGCTGATCGGCTTTCCGACCAGCGAGCAGGGTGGCCAGTGCGTCGCCGACATTATCGGCGCCGGCATCATTCCAGGCGGCATGGAAATGATGGACCGTCCCGCGATCCACGCTGCGGAGGATTTCGTCCATGCCGGCTATCCCCTGGATGTCGAGGCGTTGCTGATCGTCGAGCTCGACGGGCCTGTCGTCGAGGTCGACCATCTCATCACCGCGGTCGAGGCGATCGCCATCCGCAACGGCTCGACCACCTGCCGCATTTCGCAGTCCGAGCAGGAGCGCTTGAGCTTCTGGGCCGGCCGCAAGGCAGCCTTTCCGGCGGTCGGCCGCATCTCGCCCGACTATTACTGCATGGACGGCACCATCCCGCGCAAGGAACTGCCGCGCGTGCTGCACGGCATGCGCGAGTTGTCGCAGAAATATGGGCTCGGCGTTGCCAATGTCTTTCACGCCGGCGATGGCAATCTGCACCCGCTGATCCTCTATGATGCCAACGTGCCGGGTGAACTCGACAAGGCCGAAAGCTTCGGCGCCGACATTTTGCGGCTCTGCGTCAAGGTCGGCGGCGTCCTCACTGGCGAACATGGCGTGGGCGTCGAGAAGCGCGACCTGATGCCGGAAATGTTCAACCAGATCGACCTCGACCAGCAGATGCGCGTGAAATGCGCCTTCGACCCCAACCACCTGCTCAATCCGGGAAAAGTCTTCCCGCAGCTCCGCCGCTGCGCCGAACTCGGCCGCATGCATGTGCATCGCGGGCAGGTGGCGTTTCCCGACATTCCGAGGTTTTGA
- a CDS encoding endonuclease domain-containing protein, whose protein sequence is MARAQPESERGTPAPSRRSPEKIARARTLRHGDNQAEALLWTELKARRLGGYKFVRQMPIGPYFADFTCRSEKLVVELDGSQHSENSYDRRRDEFMRGEGFSVLRFWNVDILKTRRIVCETILAALEGRIAEDVVATDLRFVFAPKKIGGDVL, encoded by the coding sequence GTGGCTCGGGCGCAGCCCGAGTCGGAGAGGGGGACGCCCGCACCAAGCCGCCGCTCGCCTGAGAAGATTGCGCGTGCTCGCACACTTCGTCACGGCGACAATCAGGCTGAAGCGTTACTCTGGACCGAGCTAAAGGCCAGAAGGCTCGGCGGGTACAAATTCGTACGGCAGATGCCGATCGGACCATACTTCGCCGATTTTACCTGTCGTAGCGAAAAGCTGGTCGTCGAACTTGACGGAAGTCAGCACTCCGAGAATTCCTATGACCGGCGACGCGACGAGTTCATGCGCGGTGAGGGATTTTCGGTGCTGCGTTTCTGGAATGTCGACATTCTCAAAACTCGCCGGATTGTCTGCGAGACCATTCTCGCGGCACTGGAGGGGCGAATAGCCGAAGACGTGGTCGCCACAGATCTGAGGTTTGTTTTCGCGCCCAAGAAGATTGGGGGCGACGTTCTATGA
- a CDS encoding alpha-hydroxy acid oxidase, translating to MSDILTIADLKDLARRRVPKMFFDYADSGAWTESTYRANEEDFQKIKFRQRVLVDMSNRSLESTMIGQKVSMPVALAPTGLTGMQHADGEMLAAQAAEEFGVPFTLSTMSICSIEDVASVTKKPFWFQLYVLRDKNFVLDLIDRAKAAKCSALVLTLDLQILGQRHKDVRNGLSAPPKMTLTNIIDLALKPRWCLGIAGTKRRTFRNIVGHAKGVGDVSSLSSWTTEQFDPQLSWKDVAWIKERWGGKLILKGILDKEDALMAAKTGADAIVVSNHGGRQLDGASSSIMVLEEIADAVGDQIEVHMDGGIRSGQDVLKALCLGAKGTYIGRPFLYGLGALGKEGVTKALEIIRKEMDITLALCGKRLVTDVGKDQLRR from the coding sequence ATGAGCGACATTCTCACCATCGCAGACCTCAAGGATCTCGCGCGCCGGCGCGTGCCCAAGATGTTCTTCGACTATGCCGACTCCGGTGCCTGGACTGAGAGCACCTATCGCGCAAACGAGGAAGATTTTCAGAAGATCAAGTTCCGCCAGCGCGTGCTGGTCGACATGAGCAACCGCTCGCTGGAATCGACCATGATCGGCCAGAAGGTTTCGATGCCGGTGGCGCTGGCGCCGACCGGCCTGACCGGCATGCAGCACGCCGATGGAGAGATGCTGGCGGCGCAGGCGGCCGAGGAATTCGGCGTGCCCTTCACCCTGTCGACAATGAGCATCTGTTCGATCGAGGACGTCGCCTCGGTGACGAAGAAGCCGTTCTGGTTCCAGCTTTATGTTCTGCGCGACAAGAATTTCGTGCTCGACCTGATCGACCGCGCGAAGGCGGCGAAATGCTCGGCGCTGGTGCTGACGCTCGACCTGCAGATCCTCGGCCAGCGCCACAAGGATGTCCGCAACGGGCTTTCGGCGCCGCCCAAGATGACGCTGACCAACATCATCGACTTGGCTCTCAAACCGCGCTGGTGCCTGGGCATCGCCGGCACCAAGCGTCGCACCTTCCGCAACATCGTCGGCCATGCCAAGGGCGTCGGCGACGTCTCTTCTTTATCGTCCTGGACGACAGAGCAGTTCGATCCGCAGCTGTCGTGGAAGGACGTGGCGTGGATTAAGGAGCGCTGGGGCGGCAAGCTGATCCTGAAAGGCATTCTCGACAAGGAAGATGCGCTGATGGCGGCCAAAACCGGCGCTGACGCCATCGTCGTTTCCAACCATGGCGGGCGTCAGCTCGACGGTGCGTCATCGTCGATCATGGTGCTTGAGGAAATCGCCGATGCGGTCGGCGATCAGATCGAGGTCCATATGGATGGCGGCATCCGCTCCGGCCAGGACGTGTTGAAAGCGCTTTGCCTCGGCGCCAAGGGCACCTATATCGGCCGGCCATTTCTTTACGGCCTGGGCGCGCTCGGCAAGGAAGGAGTTACCAAAGCGTTGGAAATCATCCGCAAGGAGATGGACATAACGCTGGCGCTGTGCGGAAAGCGGCTGGTGACGGACGTGGGCAAGGACCAGCTTCGGCGCTAG
- a CDS encoding FadR/GntR family transcriptional regulator, with protein sequence MSDIFSRIEHSRTADEVVQQIESLILEGVLRTGDRLPGERELARQFDVSRPILRDALKALEGRGLLTTRPGGGTHVADIIGQLFTKPVADLISMHRKAVTDYLEYRREIEGIAAEYAARRATPEDLALLDRIMARMDEAHRTGDFDDEAEIDVEFHHAICECAHNILLLHTLRSCYRLLSEGVFQNRLLVFTVPGAREALLAQHQAIHAAVKAGDPAGARQAAMDHMTYVERSMAEAERSGDWQRVSRLRLRQRSEAGDTEPARRRS encoded by the coding sequence TTGAGCGATATTTTTTCCAGGATCGAGCATTCGCGCACCGCCGACGAGGTGGTGCAGCAGATCGAGAGCCTCATCCTCGAAGGCGTGCTGCGCACGGGTGACCGGTTGCCGGGCGAGCGCGAGTTGGCACGCCAGTTCGACGTGTCGCGGCCGATCCTGCGCGATGCGCTGAAGGCGCTCGAAGGGCGCGGCCTGCTGACCACGCGCCCAGGCGGCGGCACGCATGTCGCCGACATCATCGGCCAGCTGTTCACCAAACCGGTGGCGGACCTGATCTCGATGCATCGCAAGGCGGTGACCGACTATCTGGAATACCGCCGCGAGATCGAAGGCATAGCCGCCGAATATGCGGCGCGGCGCGCCACCCCCGAGGATCTTGCGCTGCTCGACCGCATCATGGCGCGCATGGATGAGGCGCATCGCACCGGCGATTTCGACGACGAGGCCGAAATCGACGTCGAATTCCATCACGCGATCTGCGAATGCGCGCACAACATCCTGCTCCTGCACACGCTGCGCTCCTGCTACCGGCTGCTGTCGGAAGGCGTGTTCCAGAACCGGCTGCTGGTGTTCACCGTGCCCGGCGCGCGCGAGGCGCTGCTTGCCCAACACCAGGCGATCCACGCCGCGGTGAAAGCCGGCGATCCGGCCGGAGCCCGGCAAGCGGCGATGGACCATATGACCTATGTCGAGCGGTCGATGGCGGAAGCCGAGCGCAGCGGCGACTGGCAACGCGTGTCGCGGCTCAGACTGCGGCAGCGTTCGGAAGCCGGCGACACCGAACCGGCGCGCAGACGCTCCTAG